A section of the Rhodospirillales bacterium genome encodes:
- a CDS encoding VIT1/CCC1 transporter family protein, whose translation MPQIHPHNHAEEHFTGSEIVRDIVIGMADGLTVPFALAAGLSAAVSSTGIVVTAGLAEIVAGSIAMGLGGFLAARTEQEHYAAEEAREYWEVDNLRQREIDETVEIFEAYGLSGDNLKNVVDAVAADKKRWVDFMMRFELGLEKPDPKRAPISAGTIGASYIVGGLIPLAPYMMYGDIHEALPVSVVMTGIALVVFGAVKARFTGLKVVKTAIQTLVVGGLAAGAAYYLASLFG comes from the coding sequence ATGCCCCAAATTCACCCCCACAATCATGCGGAGGAGCATTTTACAGGCTCCGAGATCGTGCGCGACATCGTCATCGGCATGGCGGACGGGTTGACCGTTCCCTTCGCACTGGCCGCAGGCCTGTCGGCGGCTGTCAGCAGCACCGGCATCGTGGTGACGGCGGGCCTGGCCGAGATCGTCGCCGGGTCGATTGCGATGGGGCTGGGCGGTTTTCTGGCCGCGCGCACCGAGCAGGAGCATTACGCAGCCGAGGAAGCCCGCGAATATTGGGAGGTCGACAATCTGCGCCAGCGCGAGATCGACGAAACCGTCGAGATTTTCGAGGCCTACGGGCTTTCGGGCGACAATCTTAAAAACGTCGTCGACGCGGTGGCCGCCGACAAGAAGCGCTGGGTCGATTTCATGATGCGGTTTGAACTGGGGCTGGAAAAGCCGGACCCCAAACGCGCGCCGATCAGCGCCGGAACGATCGGGGCGTCCTATATCGTCGGCGGGCTTATCCCGCTTGCGCCTTATATGATGTACGGCGACATCCACGAAGCGCTGCCGGTATCGGTGGTCATGACCGGCATCGCGCTGGTCGTGTTCGGCGCGGTCAAGGCGCGGTTCACGGGTCTTAAGGTCGTCAAGACCGCGATCCAGACGCTGGTCGTCGGCGGGCTTGCCGCGGGGGCGGCGTATTACCTCGCCTCGCTGTTCGGGTGA